Proteins encoded in a region of the Geobacillus genomosp. 3 genome:
- a CDS encoding dynamin family protein: MGNIAIERPPLRPWLAKMIGMYEQLQAVGDKENADKVKQLMEKTAAGELIVAFCGHFSAGKSSLINTLLGEPLLPSSPIPTSANLVKVKAGSDYVRVFYHDDPPVEYEPPYDPELIRAQCRDGETIEWIEISRETTAIPPGVAILDTPGIDSTDDAHRLATESALHLADVVFYVMDYNHVQAELNFQFTKQLTDEGKTVYLIINQIDKHRDDELPFAAFRSSATEAFRRWGVEAARLFFLSLKAPAHPHNEWHELSACLRRLFADKDEWLVRGAETGLKRIAARHLEQLCAQHAPLEQEMQGRVQELGGVHDQAAAAEELERLEAELAGWQTAPARAEETFRAELERVLQNAYLMPFETRARAEAYLQARRPDFKVGWWFAKAKTEEERQRRLDAFYESVKAQAETQIEWHVRQLLLKFGNEWNADRAWLGQCQQWTVEWEQSLLAGLVKQGADTSGAALLHYTDEVAAALKKRYRDSALALFAGLAEQVAKQAAAQTEVLSDALSEAREKEELLGRLAGLKAEREERRRAFEKLITAPGDAAALDDNRLAVLTAPPDFRKARHVEATKQQPVVEPAVDRFAAKEQALGQKGAAGGEVEAEGAGESRAPSAGGKRRSERAADRLDEAAACLEQADLLRRFAAPLRDKARRLRERAFTVALFGAFSAGKSSLANALLGAPLLPSSPNPTTAAISKIAPPDKGHPHGTAVVKVKSESQIWADMQASLSQFGYEANTWEETLRLCARIAESGAEHPAQKPHIAFLAAAASGYERMCSRFGATLSVGFEELEGYVADETVSCFLDEVVLYADCPLTRQGVTLVDTPGVDSLNARHTGVAFHYMKHADALLFVTYYNHAFSKADREFLLQLGRVKDAFALDKMFFIINAADLAQSKEELDAVVTYMNGELARFGIRFPRLYALSSRMALAEKTGADPGPCGILTDSGLPAFEADFFRFLTEELAEVAVESAYAELERARQTAAEYARAAGQSEAEKAAKRQALEAAKAKMRTVLADAGDVYGRQALIQEIDELLYYVKQRVFFRLNDTFKEAFNPAVLRDDQGPARRALERCLDELLASVGFDLAQELRATSLRVEAFLHKRLAGQFTSLCGELRRFDEALVLTPPEAFAFAAPEFANALNDVDRARFAKALSLYKNAKSFFERDEKRRMKEEIEAALVEPVDRYLAEQKERLISAYAKQYETAVAALADALADQVDGYMDGLMAALAETADSTALSRIEATLHSLLSREDREARS, encoded by the coding sequence ATGGGGAATATTGCGATTGAGCGGCCGCCGTTGCGGCCGTGGCTGGCGAAAATGATCGGGATGTATGAGCAGCTTCAGGCGGTGGGTGATAAGGAAAATGCCGACAAAGTGAAGCAGCTTATGGAGAAAACGGCAGCCGGCGAGCTTATTGTGGCGTTTTGCGGCCATTTCTCCGCCGGCAAATCGAGTTTGATCAACACGCTGCTCGGTGAGCCGCTGTTGCCGTCGAGCCCGATTCCGACGAGCGCCAATCTTGTGAAAGTGAAAGCCGGTTCGGACTACGTGCGCGTCTTTTATCATGATGATCCGCCGGTTGAATATGAGCCGCCGTACGATCCGGAGTTAATCCGCGCTCAATGCCGCGACGGGGAGACGATTGAATGGATCGAGATCAGCCGCGAAACGACCGCCATCCCGCCGGGAGTCGCCATCTTGGACACGCCGGGCATTGACTCGACTGATGACGCTCACCGGCTGGCGACCGAGTCGGCGCTTCATCTAGCCGACGTCGTCTTTTATGTCATGGATTATAACCATGTACAAGCGGAGTTAAACTTTCAATTTACGAAACAATTAACAGACGAAGGAAAAACAGTATATTTAATCATCAACCAAATCGACAAACATCGTGACGACGAGTTGCCGTTTGCCGCGTTTCGCTCTTCGGCGACCGAGGCGTTCCGGCGCTGGGGGGTCGAGGCAGCCCGCCTGTTTTTTCTCTCATTAAAAGCGCCGGCCCATCCGCATAATGAATGGCATGAGTTATCAGCCTGTTTGCGCCGCTTGTTTGCCGACAAGGACGAATGGCTTGTCCGTGGCGCCGAAACTGGTTTAAAACGGATTGCCGCCCGCCATCTCGAACAACTTTGCGCCCAGCATGCGCCGCTTGAACAAGAGATGCAGGGGCGGGTTCAGGAACTCGGCGGCGTCCATGATCAAGCGGCGGCCGCAGAGGAGCTCGAACGGTTAGAGGCGGAGCTTGCCGGATGGCAAACAGCGCCGGCGCGGGCGGAGGAGACGTTTCGCGCTGAACTTGAGCGCGTGCTGCAAAACGCCTATTTGATGCCGTTTGAAACAAGAGCGCGTGCCGAAGCATACTTGCAGGCGAGGCGGCCTGATTTTAAAGTGGGATGGTGGTTTGCGAAGGCGAAAACCGAAGAGGAGCGCCAGCGGCGGTTGGACGCGTTTTATGAAAGCGTTAAGGCACAAGCGGAGACGCAAATTGAATGGCACGTCCGCCAGTTGCTTCTTAAATTTGGAAACGAGTGGAACGCCGATCGCGCCTGGCTTGGCCAATGCCAACAATGGACGGTGGAATGGGAACAGTCATTGCTTGCCGGCCTTGTCAAGCAAGGCGCGGATACAAGCGGCGCGGCGCTACTACACTATACGGATGAGGTCGCCGCAGCGCTAAAAAAACGTTACCGTGACTCGGCACTCGCCTTGTTTGCCGGGCTCGCGGAACAAGTCGCCAAACAGGCGGCCGCCCAAACGGAGGTATTGAGCGATGCGCTTTCGGAGGCGCGCGAAAAAGAGGAGCTCCTCGGCCGCCTCGCCGGCCTCAAAGCCGAGCGGGAAGAGCGCCGGCGAGCGTTTGAGAAGCTGATCACCGCCCCGGGCGATGCCGCGGCGCTTGACGACAACCGCCTTGCCGTGCTGACGGCGCCGCCTGATTTTCGGAAAGCCCGCCATGTGGAAGCAACGAAACAACAACCCGTAGTTGAACCGGCGGTTGACCGTTTCGCCGCCAAAGAACAAGCGCTCGGTCAGAAAGGGGCGGCTGGCGGCGAGGTGGAGGCCGAAGGAGCGGGAGAATCCCGTGCGCCTTCAGCCGGCGGAAAGCGGCGGAGTGAGCGGGCGGCCGACCGGCTTGATGAAGCGGCGGCTTGCCTTGAACAGGCGGACCTGCTGCGCCGCTTTGCTGCCCCGTTGCGCGACAAGGCGCGCCGGCTTCGTGAGCGGGCGTTTACGGTTGCCTTGTTTGGTGCTTTCAGCGCCGGCAAGTCATCGCTTGCCAATGCGCTGCTTGGCGCACCGCTGTTGCCGTCCTCGCCGAACCCGACGACGGCCGCCATCAGCAAAATCGCGCCGCCCGACAAAGGGCATCCGCACGGTACGGCGGTCGTGAAAGTAAAAAGCGAATCGCAAATTTGGGCCGATATGCAGGCGTCGCTCAGCCAGTTCGGCTATGAGGCGAATACATGGGAGGAAACGCTTCGCCTCTGCGCCCGAATTGCCGAATCTGGGGCCGAACACCCGGCGCAAAAACCGCACATCGCTTTTTTGGCGGCCGCCGCATCCGGCTACGAGCGGATGTGCAGTCGATTTGGGGCAACGCTGTCAGTCGGTTTCGAGGAGCTTGAAGGATATGTGGCTGACGAGACGGTGTCGTGTTTCTTGGATGAGGTCGTGTTGTATGCGGACTGCCCGCTCACCCGTCAAGGGGTGACGCTTGTCGATACGCCGGGGGTCGATTCGCTAAACGCCCGCCATACCGGAGTCGCGTTCCATTATATGAAGCATGCCGACGCGCTGCTGTTTGTGACGTATTACAACCATGCGTTTTCGAAGGCGGACCGCGAGTTTTTGCTTCAGCTCGGGCGCGTCAAAGATGCGTTCGCGCTTGACAAAATGTTTTTCATCATCAACGCGGCCGATTTAGCCCAATCGAAGGAAGAACTTGATGCGGTCGTCACCTACATGAATGGCGAGCTCGCCCGTTTCGGCATTCGCTTTCCGCGCCTTTATGCGCTCTCAAGTCGCATGGCGCTGGCGGAAAAAACGGGGGCGGACCCCGGACCGTGCGGCATCTTGACAGACTCTGGCCTGCCTGCCTTTGAAGCGGATTTCTTCCGTTTCTTGACAGAAGAGCTGGCCGAGGTGGCCGTCGAGAGCGCCTATGCCGAGCTTGAACGCGCGCGGCAGACGGCGGCGGAATACGCGCGCGCCGCCGGACAAAGTGAGGCGGAAAAAGCGGCGAAGCGGCAGGCGCTCGAAGCAGCCAAGGCAAAAATGCGCACTGTGCTCGCCGATGCCGGCGACGTCTACGGCCGGCAAGCGCTCATCCAAGAAATCGACGAACTGCTCTACTACGTGAAACAGCGTGTCTTTTTCCGCTTGAATGATACGTTTAAGGAGGCGTTCAATCCGGCCGTGCTCCGCGATGACCAAGGTCCGGCGCGCCGGGCGCTTGAGCGTTGCCTTGACGAGCTGCTTGCGTCAGTCGGCTTTGACTTGGCGCAAGAGCTGCGGGCGACGAGCTTACGTGTTGAGGCATTTTTGCATAAACGGCTCGCCGGACAGTTCACGAGCCTTTGCGGCGAGCTGCGCCGTTTTGATGAAGCGCTCGTGCTCACGCCGCCGGAGGCGTTCGCTTTTGCGGCGCCGGAGTTCGCCAACGCCCTTAACGATGTCGATCGGGCGCGGTTTGCTAAGGCGCTTTCGCTCTACAAAAACGCGAAATCGTTTTTTGAGCGCGATGAGAAGCGGCGGATGAAAGAAGAAATTGAAGCAGCGCTCGTTGAGCCGGTTGATCGTTATTTGGCCGAGCAAAAAGAGCGGCTTATCTCCGCATATGCCAAGCAATACGAGACTGCCGTCGCCGCGCTTGCGGACGCGCTCGCCGACCAAGTCGACGGCTATATGGACGGTTTAATGGCGGCGCTCGCTGAAACGGCGGACTCCACAGCGCTCAGTCGGATCGAAGCGACGCTTCACAGCCTTCTTTCTAGAGAGGATCGGGAGGCGCGCTCATGA
- a CDS encoding YpbS family protein, whose product MSEVHQAITAHVQKQHAILKKFAMLDAERERHIEEAVERCRCGEPFTVDAINEVTKQMNELAKGGLVPARRYVTPEMVREYVSRLEKKRP is encoded by the coding sequence TTGAGTGAAGTGCATCAAGCGATTACCGCCCACGTACAAAAACAGCATGCCATCTTGAAAAAGTTTGCCATGCTTGACGCTGAGCGTGAGCGGCATATCGAAGAAGCGGTCGAGCGGTGTCGCTGCGGCGAGCCGTTTACGGTCGATGCGATCAACGAAGTGACGAAACAAATGAATGAGCTGGCCAAAGGCGGACTCGTACCGGCGCGCCGGTACGTGACACCGGAAATGGTGCGCGAATATGTAAGCCGGCTTGAGAAAAAGCGACCGTAG
- a CDS encoding sulfurtransferase, with protein MASLVSHEWLLAHLSDETIRILDCRFWLGDPAKGASVYRDDHIPGAMYVDLERDLSGTVGEHGGRHPLPSTAQAAEVFSRAGIDETVTVVAYDDQDGAMAARCWWLLRYFGHARAYVLDGNYSEWRRKGHPVTSDVPSVAPRPFQPRPDRSWLATIDDVRAAVRDRSAVLIDSREWKRYAGLEEPIDRRPGRIPGALHRFWKDGVTDGGYWKSAAEQADRFAGLDRETPIIVYCGSGVTACPNVLALKEAGYRNVRLYVGSFSDWISYREHPVETDEPSSFA; from the coding sequence ATGGCGTCTCTCGTTTCGCACGAGTGGCTGCTTGCGCATTTGTCCGACGAAACCATCCGCATTCTTGATTGCCGGTTTTGGCTTGGCGACCCGGCTAAAGGCGCATCCGTTTACCGGGACGATCATATTCCCGGCGCGATGTATGTGGATTTGGAACGCGATTTGTCCGGAACGGTGGGGGAACACGGCGGCCGCCACCCGCTGCCATCGACCGCCCAAGCGGCAGAAGTGTTCAGCCGCGCCGGCATTGACGAAACGGTGACGGTCGTGGCCTACGATGATCAAGATGGGGCCATGGCGGCGCGCTGTTGGTGGCTGCTTCGCTATTTCGGCCATGCGCGCGCGTACGTGTTGGATGGCAATTACAGTGAGTGGAGGAGAAAAGGGCATCCGGTGACAAGCGACGTTCCTTCTGTAGCGCCCCGGCCGTTTCAACCGCGGCCCGACCGGTCATGGTTGGCGACGATTGACGATGTGCGTGCCGCTGTCCGCGACCGTTCGGCCGTGCTCATTGATTCACGTGAGTGGAAGCGGTATGCCGGTTTGGAAGAGCCGATCGACCGCCGGCCCGGCCGCATCCCGGGGGCGTTGCACCGGTTTTGGAAAGACGGGGTGACCGATGGTGGCTACTGGAAAAGCGCAGCCGAGCAGGCCGACCGGTTTGCCGGCCTTGACCGCGAAACTCCCATTATCGTCTATTGCGGCTCTGGTGTCACTGCCTGTCCGAACGTGCTCGCATTAAAAGAAGCTGGCTACCGCAATGTCCGGTTGTATGTGGGCAGTTTCAGCGACTGGATTTCCTATCGGGAGCACCCGGTTGAAACGGACGAACCGTCCTCTTTTGCATAA
- a CDS encoding TlpA family protein disulfide reductase: MRKWLVILLFLAVAGYGLWSAMAAGDEEEAGKMETGPDVGQVAPDLTLPTLGGEPVKLSDLRGQAVVLNFWTSWCPPCKKEMPELEAFYKQHGCEVVLLAVHLTTQDTLDAAERFVKGQKLTLPVALDVRGEALHRYRIQTIPTTYIIDPNGVIRQKIIGPVTAARLEKETALFR; encoded by the coding sequence GTGCGAAAATGGTTGGTCATCCTGTTGTTTTTGGCCGTTGCTGGATACGGCCTTTGGAGTGCGATGGCTGCAGGGGACGAAGAGGAAGCAGGCAAAATGGAAACCGGCCCGGACGTCGGCCAGGTGGCCCCTGATTTGACGCTGCCGACACTTGGCGGCGAGCCGGTCAAGCTGTCTGATTTGCGCGGTCAGGCGGTCGTCCTCAACTTTTGGACGTCATGGTGTCCGCCGTGCAAAAAGGAAATGCCGGAGCTTGAGGCGTTTTACAAGCAGCATGGCTGTGAAGTCGTGTTGCTCGCCGTCCATTTGACCACACAAGATACGCTCGATGCGGCGGAGCGGTTTGTGAAAGGCCAAAAGCTGACCTTGCCCGTCGCCTTGGATGTGCGCGGCGAGGCGCTTCATCGATACCGCATTCAGACGATTCCGACGACATATATCATTGACCCGAACGGCGTCATCCGGCAAAAAATCATCGGTCCGGTGACCGCGGCCCGACTTGAGAAGGAAACAGCGCTTTTTCGCTAA
- a CDS encoding FbpB family small basic protein, producing the protein MRRSRKMTLQELISENKRQLLNDREALEKIEKKLEERMLKKAE; encoded by the coding sequence ATGAGACGATCCCGCAAAATGACTCTCCAAGAATTGATCAGCGAGAATAAGCGGCAATTGCTGAATGACCGGGAAGCGCTCGAAAAGATCGAGAAAAAGCTGGAAGAGCGGATGCTCAAGAAAGCAGAATAA
- a CDS encoding acid-soluble spore protein N — protein MSNPKGSRKHFVPNHIGTQPRAAGGNKGKQMQDQSGQHAQVIQTKGE, from the coding sequence ATGAGCAATCCGAAAGGAAGCCGCAAACATTTTGTGCCGAACCATATCGGAACACAGCCTCGCGCCGCTGGGGGGAACAAAGGCAAACAAATGCAAGACCAGTCCGGCCAGCACGCCCAAGTCATCCAAACGAAGGGTGAATAA
- the tlp gene encoding small acid-soluble spore protein Tlp: MPRPKPDDRSDNVEKLQDMVQNTIENIEKAEETMQFASPEEREQIREKNRRREEAIAAMRAEIKDEAAARENGYQ, translated from the coding sequence ATGCCACGTCCGAAACCGGATGACCGCAGCGACAACGTCGAAAAGCTGCAAGACATGGTGCAAAATACGATTGAAAACATCGAAAAAGCCGAAGAAACGATGCAGTTCGCTTCCCCGGAAGAGCGGGAGCAAATTCGCGAGAAAAATCGCCGCCGCGAAGAAGCGATTGCCGCAATGCGTGCGGAAATTAAAGACGAAGCGGCTGCGCGTGAAAACGGCTACCAATAA
- a CDS encoding acyl-CoA thioesterase, giving the protein MKVAEKQIEVRYAETDQMGVVYHANYLVWMEVGRTELIKQLGFHYAEMEKEGVMSPVIDLQVSYKKPLHYGETATVRTWIDAYDGIRVTYGYEILAPDGEVAVIGKSQHVCVKRDTFRPIVIRKYFPDWHEAYERAKR; this is encoded by the coding sequence GTGAAAGTAGCGGAAAAACAAATCGAAGTACGCTATGCGGAAACGGATCAGATGGGCGTCGTTTACCATGCGAACTACTTAGTTTGGATGGAAGTCGGGCGCACGGAGTTAATTAAACAGCTTGGCTTCCATTATGCCGAGATGGAGAAAGAGGGCGTCATGTCGCCGGTCATCGACTTGCAAGTGTCGTACAAAAAACCGCTCCATTACGGGGAGACAGCGACCGTCCGCACATGGATCGACGCTTATGACGGCATCCGCGTCACGTATGGCTACGAAATTCTTGCCCCGGACGGCGAGGTGGCGGTGATCGGCAAGTCGCAGCACGTTTGCGTCAAGCGCGATACGTTTCGGCCGATCGTCATTCGCAAATATTTTCCTGATTGGCATGAAGCGTATGAGCGGGCGAAACGGTAA
- a CDS encoding hotdog fold thioesterase: MIDLTAVKEMAKHTLIDTLGIEIVELGEGRIVATMPVDHRTHQPAGLLHGGASVALAETVASIGSYVLVDSKTERVVGLEINANHVRAVRSGTVTATGTVLHRGRTTMVWDVRIADEQGKLICVSRCTIAIIRKS; this comes from the coding sequence ATGATCGACTTGACGGCAGTGAAAGAAATGGCGAAACATACGTTGATCGACACGCTTGGCATCGAAATCGTCGAGCTTGGCGAAGGCCGCATCGTGGCGACGATGCCGGTGGATCATCGCACGCATCAGCCGGCCGGGCTGCTGCACGGCGGCGCGTCGGTCGCGTTGGCTGAGACGGTGGCGAGCATTGGCTCGTATGTGCTTGTTGATTCGAAGACGGAACGGGTCGTCGGCCTCGAAATTAACGCCAACCACGTCCGCGCCGTCCGCAGTGGAACGGTGACAGCGACGGGAACGGTGTTGCACCGCGGGCGGACGACGATGGTTTGGGATGTGCGCATCGCCGATGAACAAGGGAAGCTCATCTGCGTCTCCCGCTGCACGATCGCCATCATTCGAAAAAGCTAG
- a CDS encoding HesB/YadR/YfhF family protein, translating into MNIIVTKKAFDWYKRELGLKPGDAIRFFARYGGCSTVQKGFSLGMVKDEPADEPAAQTTVDGVTFFVEDGDQWYFDGHDLTVDLDEKGDEPVFLLQ; encoded by the coding sequence ATGAACATTATAGTCACGAAAAAGGCGTTTGATTGGTACAAGCGGGAGCTCGGGCTGAAGCCGGGCGATGCGATCCGCTTTTTCGCCCGCTATGGGGGATGCAGCACCGTGCAAAAAGGGTTTTCGCTCGGCATGGTGAAAGATGAGCCGGCGGATGAACCGGCGGCGCAGACGACGGTTGATGGCGTGACCTTTTTTGTCGAGGATGGCGACCAATGGTATTTTGACGGCCACGATTTGACGGTCGATTTGGACGAAAAAGGCGACGAACCGGTGTTTTTGCTCCAGTAA
- a CDS encoding magnesium transporter CorA family protein, with translation MMKMYLSDASGKMREIDRIENGCWINLVAPTEDEIRYIAHHLDIPIDSIKDALDDEERSRVEKEDNHVLIIVDIPIVAYDEVDGPIYETIPIGMIITNTCFITVCLQENPIFEEFSKNRIKNFYTFMKTRFALQMLYMISTYYLRYLKQINRRTSEIEKELHQSMKNKELFSLLSMEKSLVYFMTSLKANNIVMERLMRLNYLRMYEDDQDLLQDVIIENKQAIEMAEVYSSILSGMMDAFASVISNNLNIVMKFLTAITIVIALPTMVASFYGMNVPIPFQDSPYAFVVAMVLAGSLSVTTAYVFWKKRYF, from the coding sequence ATGATGAAAATGTATTTGTCCGATGCGAGCGGCAAAATGCGCGAAATTGACCGCATCGAAAACGGCTGCTGGATCAATCTCGTCGCCCCGACCGAGGATGAAATTCGCTACATCGCCCACCATTTGGACATTCCGATCGATTCGATCAAAGACGCGTTGGACGATGAAGAACGGTCGCGCGTCGAAAAAGAGGACAATCATGTGTTGATTATTGTTGATATCCCGATCGTCGCCTATGACGAAGTCGACGGTCCGATTTATGAAACGATTCCGATCGGCATGATCATTACGAACACATGCTTTATCACCGTTTGTTTGCAGGAAAATCCAATTTTTGAGGAATTTTCAAAGAACAGGATCAAAAACTTTTATACGTTCATGAAAACGCGCTTTGCGCTGCAAATGCTGTATATGATTTCGACGTACTATTTGCGCTATTTGAAGCAAATCAATCGACGGACGAGCGAAATTGAAAAAGAGCTGCACCAGTCGATGAAAAACAAGGAACTGTTTTCGCTTCTTAGCATGGAAAAAAGCTTAGTCTATTTTATGACCTCGCTCAAGGCGAACAATATCGTCATGGAACGGCTTATGCGCCTCAACTATTTGCGCATGTACGAAGATGACCAAGACTTGCTGCAGGACGTCATTATCGAAAACAAGCAGGCGATTGAAATGGCGGAAGTATACAGCAGCATTTTAAGCGGCATGATGGATGCGTTCGCTTCGGTCATCTCGAACAATTTAAACATTGTGATGAAATTTTTAACCGCCATTACGATCGTTATTGCCCTTCCGACGATGGTGGCGAGCTTCTACGGCATGAACGTGCCGATTCCGTTCCAAGACTCCCCGTATGCCTTTGTCGTCGCCATGGTGCTCGCTGGTTCACTATCAGTGACGACGGCATACGTCTTTTGGAAAAAACGATACTTTTGA
- a CDS encoding DUF502 domain-containing protein — protein MRFLVKNFLNGMLTIVPIFVAVYVGYKVFAVLDGLLGQYVRPYLDGRYIPGLGLLATVALITVCGWLSTQYVSGRLIRLIDRLLESIPFMKTIYSVAKDTIASFVGEKRSFSKVVLVTLPESGWKCLGFITMDDVGAWHDPLADYVAVYIPQTFQVAGLTLLVPKEQVEVIDVSPEEAMKFILSGGVAARKQKRLPE, from the coding sequence ATGCGCTTTTTGGTGAAAAATTTTTTGAACGGCATGCTGACGATCGTACCGATTTTCGTAGCAGTCTATGTGGGCTACAAAGTGTTCGCCGTTTTGGACGGACTGCTCGGCCAATATGTCCGCCCGTATTTGGACGGCCGCTACATCCCTGGCCTTGGCTTGCTCGCAACCGTTGCGCTCATCACCGTCTGCGGCTGGCTGTCGACGCAATATGTGAGCGGCCGCCTAATCCGGCTCATTGACCGGTTGCTTGAAAGCATTCCCTTCATGAAAACCATTTATTCGGTCGCCAAAGATACAATCGCTTCCTTCGTCGGGGAAAAACGGTCATTTTCCAAAGTCGTGCTCGTCACGCTGCCAGAAAGCGGCTGGAAATGCCTCGGCTTCATTACGATGGATGATGTCGGCGCCTGGCACGACCCGTTGGCCGATTATGTAGCCGTCTATATTCCGCAGACATTTCAAGTCGCCGGGCTAACCCTTCTCGTCCCGAAAGAGCAAGTCGAAGTCATTGACGTCTCGCCGGAAGAGGCGATGAAATTTATCCTCTCCGGCGGCGTCGCAGCCCGCAAGCAAAAGCGGCTGCCCGAATGA
- a CDS encoding NAD(P)/FAD-dependent oxidoreductase, which translates to MNNHYDVIVVGAGPAGIFTCYELTLKLPGANVLLIDKGHDIYRRNCPILQKKIEKCPPPAGKKDYAGCVPACSITNGFGGAGAYSDGKFNITSEFGGWMTDYLPASTVLELIRYVDDINLKHGATTSITDPMTDKVKEIERRAYAAGLKLLRAYVRHLGTEQNLEILKSIFEYLRERIAMRFQTEVDDILTERTESGHVAKGVVLKNGETLTAEKVVIAPGRDGSVWLSKVLRKRRLRMINNQVDVGVRVETSNIVMQEINEHLYEGKFIFNTSVGTQVRTFCSNPSGHVVVENHSGIMLANGHAYKDPALGSNNTNFALLVSHKFSDPFDKPNEYAHEISRLANALSNGGIIVQKYGDILKGRRSTEKRIKEGFIEPTLKEAVPGDLGLVLPYNTMKSLIEMTEALNHVTPGLASEHTLFYGVEAKFYSARPKLNDRFETEIAGLYVGGDGAGITRGLAQASACGVWIARDIVEKLAR; encoded by the coding sequence ATGAACAACCATTACGATGTCATCGTCGTCGGCGCCGGGCCGGCCGGCATTTTCACCTGTTACGAACTGACGCTAAAGCTGCCCGGAGCGAACGTGCTTTTGATCGATAAAGGGCATGATATATATCGACGCAACTGTCCGATTTTGCAGAAAAAAATTGAGAAATGCCCGCCGCCGGCCGGGAAAAAAGACTACGCCGGCTGTGTGCCCGCTTGTTCGATCACGAACGGTTTCGGCGGAGCGGGGGCGTACTCGGACGGAAAATTCAACATCACGAGCGAATTCGGCGGCTGGATGACCGACTATTTGCCGGCTTCGACCGTGCTTGAACTCATCCGCTATGTCGACGACATCAACTTAAAACACGGGGCGACGACGTCGATCACCGACCCGATGACGGATAAAGTGAAAGAAATCGAACGGCGCGCGTATGCCGCCGGTTTGAAGTTGCTGCGCGCCTACGTCCGCCATTTAGGCACAGAGCAAAATTTAGAGATTTTAAAAAGCATTTTTGAATATTTACGCGAGCGGATTGCGATGCGCTTTCAGACGGAAGTGGACGATATTTTAACGGAGCGGACAGAAAGCGGGCATGTTGCCAAAGGCGTGGTGCTGAAAAACGGCGAAACGTTGACGGCGGAAAAAGTCGTCATCGCTCCGGGGCGCGACGGCTCGGTCTGGCTGAGCAAAGTATTGCGCAAGCGCCGTTTGCGGATGATCAACAACCAAGTGGACGTCGGGGTGCGCGTCGAGACATCGAACATCGTCATGCAGGAAATCAACGAGCATTTGTATGAGGGGAAATTTATTTTCAACACGTCGGTCGGGACGCAAGTGCGGACGTTTTGCAGCAATCCGTCCGGCCATGTCGTCGTCGAAAACCATTCCGGCATTATGCTCGCCAACGGCCACGCGTACAAAGACCCGGCGCTTGGAAGCAACAACACGAACTTCGCCCTTCTTGTCTCGCATAAATTTTCCGATCCGTTTGACAAGCCGAACGAGTACGCCCATGAAATTTCCCGGCTGGCCAACGCTTTGTCAAACGGCGGCATCATCGTGCAAAAATACGGCGACATTTTGAAAGGGCGGCGGTCGACGGAAAAGCGGATTAAAGAGGGGTTTATTGAACCGACGTTAAAAGAGGCGGTTCCGGGCGATTTAGGCCTCGTTTTGCCGTACAACACGATGAAAAGCTTGATTGAGATGACGGAAGCGCTCAACCACGTCACCCCGGGGCTGGCGTCGGAACATACGCTCTTTTATGGCGTTGAGGCGAAGTTTTATTCGGCGCGCCCGAAGCTAAACGACCGGTTTGAAACAGAAATCGCCGGTCTGTATGTCGGCGGCGACGGCGCCGGCATTACGCGCGGCTTGGCGCAGGCGAGCGCCTGCGGGGTTTGGATTGCCCGCGATATCGTTGAAAAATTGGCGCGTTAG